The following proteins are encoded in a genomic region of Nicoliella spurrieriana:
- the pcrA gene encoding DNA helicase PcrA — protein MSKNELLVGMNDKQTEAVLNTDGPLLIMAGAGSGKTRVLTHRIAYLIQDKQVLPWHILAITFTNKAAREMKERVVNLLGPSGNEVWVSTFHALCVRILRRNIDKLGYDRAFTIAGTSEQQTLIKNILKDLNYDPKTYNPRSILSSISNAKNDLQSPAEFIAKNESVGNPFIKVIGEVYDRYQKELHRNQSVDFDDLIMMTIQLFEQEPEVLKYYQDKFQYIHVDEYQDTNEAQYRLVHMLGEKYENVCVVGDADQSIYGWRGANMNNILDFQDDYPSAHVTLLEQNYRSTKTILKAANSVIQNNDERRDKNLWTENAVGEKITYYRAQSEADESRFVVTNIKSEMNDNHYSYGDFAVLYRTNAQSRVIEETLLKSNIPYTIVGGHKFYDRKEIQDILAYLTLMANPSDSMSLQRIINEPKRGIGAASVDKLVTFANENNWSVFEACQNVELNNELGSRARKAIDNFGAVMTDLQNQVPKLSVTDLTNEILEKTGYLATLKASKTLEASARIENIEEFLSVTKQFDDAHPDSEEAGSALVDFLSDLSLVSAQDDIAENTPEVTLMTLHAAKGLEFPVVFMIGMEDNIFPLSKAMSDSKELEEERRLAYVGITRAQKKLYLTNTFSRMLYGRRQTNPASQFIEEINPDLIDAVNSNGRSTNGGGLKTPFDTPNNRQARFANSSPYQGPTSHNKKTSSNQSGAASQSWIVGDKVSHKAWGTGTVVKVDGTGENMELDIAFPDPTGIKRLLAAFAPITKE, from the coding sequence TTGTCCAAAAACGAACTTTTAGTAGGGATGAACGATAAGCAAACTGAAGCGGTCTTAAACACCGATGGCCCGCTTTTAATTATGGCTGGAGCTGGAAGCGGGAAAACTCGCGTTTTAACCCATCGAATTGCATACTTAATCCAAGATAAGCAAGTTTTGCCTTGGCACATTTTGGCAATTACATTTACTAATAAAGCTGCTCGTGAAATGAAGGAACGGGTAGTTAATTTGTTAGGTCCCAGTGGGAATGAAGTTTGGGTTTCGACATTCCATGCTCTTTGTGTAAGGATTTTAAGACGGAATATTGATAAATTAGGCTATGACCGTGCATTTACGATTGCTGGAACTAGTGAACAGCAGACGTTAATTAAAAATATTTTGAAGGATTTAAATTATGATCCTAAAACTTATAATCCACGGTCGATTTTATCATCAATTTCTAATGCTAAAAATGATTTACAGTCACCAGCTGAATTCATCGCCAAGAATGAATCAGTGGGGAATCCATTTATTAAGGTGATTGGTGAAGTTTATGATCGTTATCAAAAAGAACTCCACCGGAATCAGTCGGTTGATTTTGATGACTTAATTATGATGACAATTCAATTATTTGAACAAGAACCAGAAGTTCTGAAATACTATCAGGATAAATTCCAATACATCCATGTTGACGAATATCAAGATACTAATGAAGCCCAATATCGTCTAGTTCACATGTTGGGTGAAAAGTATGAAAACGTTTGTGTAGTTGGGGATGCTGATCAAAGTATCTACGGCTGGCGTGGTGCGAATATGAATAATATTTTGGATTTTCAAGATGATTATCCAAGTGCCCACGTTACACTGTTGGAACAAAATTACCGTTCAACGAAAACGATATTAAAGGCTGCTAATTCAGTTATTCAAAATAATGATGAACGAAGGGATAAGAACCTTTGGACAGAGAATGCTGTAGGTGAAAAAATTACTTACTATCGAGCTCAAAGCGAGGCCGATGAATCACGGTTTGTAGTTACAAATATTAAATCTGAAATGAATGATAATCATTATTCATATGGTGATTTTGCTGTTTTATACCGGACCAATGCACAATCACGGGTAATCGAAGAAACATTACTTAAATCTAATATTCCATATACCATTGTCGGTGGTCATAAGTTTTACGATCGAAAGGAAATTCAAGACATCTTAGCGTACCTAACGCTAATGGCTAACCCTAGTGATTCAATGAGTTTACAACGGATCATTAACGAACCTAAACGTGGAATTGGTGCTGCCAGCGTTGATAAGTTAGTTACGTTTGCTAATGAAAATAATTGGAGTGTTTTCGAGGCTTGTCAAAACGTTGAACTAAATAATGAGCTCGGAAGTCGTGCCCGGAAGGCAATTGATAATTTTGGTGCAGTGATGACTGATTTACAAAATCAGGTTCCTAAACTATCCGTAACTGATTTAACGAATGAAATTTTGGAAAAAACAGGCTATTTGGCTACGTTAAAGGCTTCTAAAACTCTGGAAGCTAGTGCTAGAATTGAAAATATTGAAGAATTTTTATCCGTAACGAAGCAATTTGATGACGCCCACCCAGATAGTGAAGAGGCGGGCAGTGCACTTGTTGATTTCTTATCTGATTTATCATTGGTTTCTGCACAGGATGATATTGCTGAAAACACGCCCGAAGTAACTCTAATGACGTTACACGCTGCTAAGGGATTGGAATTTCCCGTGGTCTTTATGATTGGGATGGAAGATAACATCTTCCCACTTTCAAAGGCAATGAGTGACTCAAAGGAACTAGAAGAGGAGCGTCGTCTAGCATACGTTGGAATTACTCGAGCGCAAAAGAAGTTGTACTTAACGAATACCTTTTCTAGAATGCTTTATGGACGTCGGCAGACCAACCCAGCATCTCAATTTATTGAGGAAATTAATCCTGATTTGATTGATGCAGTTAATTCCAATGGCCGAAGTACCAATGGTGGTGGTTTAAAAACGCCGTTCGATACACCAAACAACCGGCAGGCGCGTTTTGCTAACTCTTCACCGTACCAGGGGCCTACTAGCCATAATAAGAAAACAAGTTCCAATCAATCAGGTGCTGCAAGCCAGTCTTGGATCGTTGGTGATAAGGTTTCGCATAAGGCATGGGGAACTGGAACCGTAGTCAAAGTTGATGGAACGGGTGAAAACATGGAACTAGACATTGCATTTCCAGATCCGACCGGAATTAAGCGGTTATTAGCTGCATTTGCACCAATTACTAAGGAATAG
- the ligA gene encoding NAD-dependent DNA ligase LigA yields the protein MSAKLSEQAAKQRIDQIKPKLKKWSQEYYVQDRPSVEDDVYDSTYQELVSLETQYPNLITADSPTQNVGGKLLPQFSKVNHHIPLLSLGDVFSKQELDDFTIRVEKNYPAVKQFNCELKIDGLSISLRYENGVFVEGSTRGNGQIGEDITRNLKTIPSIPQKLTRPITIEVRGECYMPKKSFAKLNEERERNGESGFANPRNAAAGSLRQLNPRITASRHLSTFMYNVADYNDLKTNTQSGLLAELNDLGFNINPSYQVADNLDQINAYIDRYQQQRDGLDYGIDGIVIKVNDLKLQTKIGATVKIPKWAIAYKFPPEEAETKLLDIEWTVGRTGVVTPTAVMEPVKLAGTIVSRASLHNPDYLAEKGIRIGDTVKLHKAGDIIPEISQFIADKRPADAKPYQIPSECPSCGAPLVHLDDEVALRCINPACPAQLTEQMTHFASRNAMDITGLGPRIVQQLFDHKLVSDVAGLYHLQINDLLNLDKFGQKSAENLIDSINNSRSNSLERLLFGLGIRHVGAKAARLIAEHFQTMDRLMAADGESIATINSMGSVIADSITTYLSSKHAQELIAQLKSVGVNMTYIHADESGADNSFFNQKRIVLTGKLEQMTRPKATAWLEDHGADVTSSVSKNTDLVIAGKDAGSKLVKAQELNVTVWDEQRFISEING from the coding sequence TTGAGTGCTAAACTTTCTGAGCAAGCTGCCAAACAAAGAATCGATCAAATCAAACCGAAATTAAAAAAATGGAGTCAAGAGTACTATGTTCAAGATCGTCCGAGCGTTGAAGATGATGTTTATGATTCGACCTATCAAGAATTAGTTTCATTAGAAACGCAGTATCCCAATTTAATAACAGCTGATTCGCCTACGCAAAACGTTGGTGGTAAGTTATTACCCCAATTTTCCAAGGTTAACCATCATATTCCATTACTGTCTCTAGGTGATGTTTTTTCAAAGCAGGAATTGGATGATTTTACAATTCGGGTGGAGAAAAATTATCCAGCAGTTAAACAATTTAACTGCGAACTAAAAATTGATGGTCTTTCGATTTCATTACGTTATGAAAATGGTGTTTTTGTAGAAGGATCTACCCGTGGAAACGGTCAAATTGGAGAAGATATCACTCGTAATTTAAAAACGATTCCCTCAATCCCCCAAAAGTTGACCCGGCCGATTACGATTGAAGTTCGTGGCGAATGTTATATGCCCAAAAAATCATTCGCAAAATTGAATGAGGAACGCGAACGAAACGGGGAAAGTGGATTTGCAAACCCTAGAAATGCAGCTGCGGGGAGTCTACGGCAATTAAACCCACGGATCACAGCTAGTCGGCACCTAAGTACTTTTATGTATAATGTAGCCGACTATAATGACTTAAAGACGAATACACAAAGTGGGTTATTAGCTGAACTTAATGATTTAGGTTTCAATATTAACCCCAGTTACCAAGTTGCTGATAACTTGGATCAAATTAATGCATATATTGATCGATATCAGCAACAACGTGATGGGTTGGACTATGGAATTGATGGAATTGTAATTAAGGTCAACGATCTAAAGCTACAAACTAAAATTGGCGCGACCGTTAAGATTCCTAAGTGGGCAATCGCTTATAAATTTCCTCCTGAAGAGGCTGAAACTAAGCTTTTGGATATTGAATGGACAGTGGGCCGGACAGGAGTGGTTACCCCAACCGCAGTGATGGAACCGGTTAAATTAGCTGGAACCATTGTTTCACGGGCTTCACTTCATAATCCAGATTACTTAGCAGAAAAGGGCATCCGAATTGGTGATACCGTAAAGCTGCATAAGGCTGGTGATATTATTCCTGAAATTTCACAGTTCATTGCTGATAAACGCCCCGCTGATGCTAAGCCGTATCAAATCCCTAGTGAATGTCCATCTTGTGGTGCACCACTGGTTCATTTAGATGATGAAGTGGCATTGCGTTGTATTAATCCAGCTTGTCCAGCTCAGTTGACAGAGCAAATGACTCACTTTGCCTCTAGAAATGCAATGGACATTACTGGATTGGGCCCACGGATTGTTCAACAATTATTTGATCATAAATTGGTCAGCGATGTGGCCGGACTTTATCACTTGCAAATTAATGATTTATTAAATTTAGATAAATTTGGGCAAAAATCTGCTGAAAATTTAATTGATTCAATCAATAATAGTCGTAGTAACTCTTTAGAACGACTATTGTTTGGATTGGGGATTCGCCATGTTGGTGCCAAAGCTGCTCGATTAATTGCTGAGCATTTTCAAACCATGGATAGATTAATGGCAGCTGATGGTGAATCAATTGCAACCATTAATTCAATGGGATCGGTAATTGCTGATAGTATCACTACTTATTTGAGTAGCAAACATGCTCAAGAATTGATTGCCCAGTTGAAGTCAGTAGGGGTCAATATGACGTATATCCATGCTGATGAATCGGGTGCAGATAATTCATTCTTTAATCAAAAGCGAATCGTACTGACCGGAAAACTTGAACAAATGACTAGACCTAAGGCAACTGCTTGGCTCGAAGATCATGGTGCTGACGTTACTAGCAGTGTATCTAAAAATACTGACTTGGTAATTGCTGGTAAGGATGCTGGTAGTAAGTTAGTCAAGGCACAGGAGTTGAACGTGACGGTTTGGGATGAACAACGATTTATTTCTGAAATTAACGGTTAG
- a CDS encoding CamS family sex pheromone protein, producing the protein MKRLSVFIAAFASVFLLAACGDGGNSNSSSSKNSSSSETQLTGQSDSDYYQSVIKNGHYLTSKSRGVNVQQDSNQLNLKSFEAGLMNISKKQFSTSKYVFQEGQYVSTDTAEKWLGRKTKSNPEGLNPAGKATKTPLYLQQMDEQDFLTQDGNSLKMSGMTIGLGINSIYYYQKQAYGATYQMKLSDAEIKAQGKKMASEVLARLRKNKALKNIPIVIALYKQAPDDSLVGGNFFAYSVNNGSSTSVSNWKSINAQNYVFPVASGQKGPSNNSDENDFSNFKTQVQNFFPNLSGVTAQAQYINGSLTGMNVNITTQFYSQTEIISFTQYLQSTASKYLPTGIPIDITVGSTTGVQSFLSRDTNEKNFTFHIFNSY; encoded by the coding sequence TTGAAACGTTTAAGTGTATTTATCGCTGCTTTTGCATCGGTATTTTTATTGGCTGCCTGTGGAGATGGGGGCAATAGCAACAGCAGTAGTAGTAAGAATAGTAGTTCCAGTGAAACTCAGTTGACGGGGCAATCTGACAGTGATTATTACCAAAGTGTAATTAAAAACGGACATTATCTAACTAGCAAGTCACGGGGAGTCAATGTCCAACAAGACAGTAATCAACTTAATTTAAAGAGCTTTGAAGCTGGGTTGATGAATATTTCAAAGAAACAATTTTCAACCAGTAAGTATGTTTTCCAAGAGGGCCAATACGTTTCGACTGATACAGCTGAAAAGTGGTTGGGACGGAAAACAAAGAGTAATCCTGAGGGATTAAATCCAGCTGGAAAAGCAACTAAGACGCCGCTATACCTCCAACAAATGGATGAACAAGACTTCTTAACTCAAGATGGGAATTCACTTAAGATGAGTGGAATGACAATTGGGTTAGGAATTAATTCCATTTATTACTATCAAAAGCAAGCTTATGGTGCTACTTATCAAATGAAACTAAGCGATGCTGAAATTAAGGCACAGGGAAAGAAAATGGCTAGTGAAGTGTTAGCTAGATTACGGAAAAATAAAGCCCTAAAGAATATTCCAATTGTAATTGCGTTATATAAGCAAGCACCTGACGATAGTTTAGTCGGTGGTAATTTCTTTGCTTACTCGGTAAACAACGGATCATCCACTAGCGTTTCTAATTGGAAATCAATTAACGCCCAAAACTATGTGTTCCCGGTTGCTTCTGGACAAAAGGGACCTTCCAACAATAGTGACGAAAATGATTTCTCAAATTTCAAGACCCAGGTACAAAACTTCTTTCCAAACTTAAGTGGAGTAACGGCGCAAGCACAATATATAAATGGATCGTTAACGGGAATGAACGTTAATATTACGACCCAGTTCTATAGTCAAACTGAGATTATTAGTTTTACCCAGTATTTACAATCAACGGCATCTAAGTATCTTCCAACTGGAATTCCAATTGATATTACGGTGGGCTCGACAACTGGGGTGCAAAGCTTCTTATCAAGAGACACTAATGAAAAGAACTTTACATTCCATATCTTTAACAGCTATTAA
- the gatC gene encoding Asp-tRNA(Asn)/Glu-tRNA(Gln) amidotransferase subunit GatC, with protein sequence MADRIDKETVNHVAELAKLSLTKDQLPYFTDQLGSIMDLIDTLSEVDTEGVEPTYSVTDQINVMREDVAQNWGERDALLNNAPEVADGLIRVPTIIDESED encoded by the coding sequence ATGGCTGACAGAATTGATAAAGAAACGGTTAATCACGTTGCTGAACTAGCAAAGTTATCTTTGACCAAGGATCAATTACCTTACTTCACTGATCAATTAGGTAGTATCATGGACTTAATTGACACATTAAGTGAAGTTGACACTGAAGGGGTAGAACCAACTTACAGTGTTACCGATCAAATTAATGTAATGCGCGAAGACGTTGCTCAAAATTGGGGTGAACGGGATGCATTACTAAACAATGCACCTGAAGTAGCTGACGGTTTAATTCGGGTACCAACGATCATTGACGAAAGCGAGGATTAA
- the gatA gene encoding Asp-tRNA(Asn)/Glu-tRNA(Gln) amidotransferase subunit GatA, with translation MNYFDKDITSIHQALVNGDITAEELTKQTLDNIKASDSDINAFINLDEDGAIKAAQAVDQAGIEPDNVLSGIPSAIKDNILTNGFKTTAASKMLENFKPIFDATVMKKLNAKQTITVGKTNMDEFAMGGSTENSAFKKTHNPWNLSKVPGGSSGGSAAAVAAGQIIFALGSDTGGSIRQPAAYNGIVGLKPTYGRVSRWGLIAFGSSLDQIGPLTRNVLDNAYVLNAIAGHDEHDLTSSDKEVPDYTKSIKDGVKGMKIALPKEYLAEGIDQDVKDAILKAAETYKQLGATVEEVSLPHTKYGVAAYYILASSEASSNLQRFDGIRYGYRSPEAKNLEEVYVKSRSEGFGDEVKRRIMLGTFSLSAGAFDAYFQKAAKVRTLMIEDFKKVFQDYDLILGPTAPTTAFGIGEDISDPVTMYLNDAMTIPVNLAGLPAMSLPAGFSDGMPIGMQLIGRPFDESTIYKAGYAFEQNTDFHKETPKVGGDK, from the coding sequence ATGAATTATTTTGATAAAGATATTACCAGTATTCACCAAGCGCTAGTTAATGGTGATATTACTGCCGAAGAATTAACTAAGCAAACCCTTGATAATATCAAAGCTTCAGACTCAGACATCAATGCCTTCATTAATTTAGATGAAGATGGCGCAATTAAGGCTGCCCAAGCAGTTGATCAAGCTGGAATTGAACCAGATAACGTCTTATCAGGGATTCCAAGTGCAATCAAGGATAATATCCTAACGAATGGATTTAAGACCACTGCAGCATCTAAAATGCTTGAAAACTTCAAGCCAATCTTTGACGCTACGGTGATGAAGAAGTTAAATGCTAAGCAAACCATTACCGTTGGAAAAACAAACATGGATGAATTTGCGATGGGTGGTTCAACTGAAAACTCAGCATTTAAAAAGACCCATAATCCATGGAACCTTAGTAAGGTTCCTGGTGGTTCTTCCGGTGGCTCTGCTGCTGCCGTTGCTGCCGGGCAAATTATTTTTGCCTTAGGTTCTGACACTGGTGGTTCAATTAGACAACCAGCTGCATACAATGGAATTGTGGGCTTAAAACCAACTTATGGTCGTGTTTCACGGTGGGGTTTAATTGCCTTTGGTTCTAGTTTGGACCAAATTGGACCGTTGACTAGAAATGTATTAGATAATGCTTATGTATTGAATGCAATTGCAGGGCATGATGAACATGATCTAACTAGTTCTGATAAGGAAGTTCCTGACTACACTAAGTCCATTAAGGACGGGGTTAAGGGCATGAAGATCGCATTGCCTAAGGAATACCTTGCTGAAGGAATCGATCAAGACGTTAAGGATGCCATTTTAAAGGCAGCTGAAACTTATAAACAATTAGGAGCAACCGTTGAAGAGGTCTCACTTCCACATACTAAGTATGGAGTTGCTGCGTACTACATTTTAGCTTCATCAGAAGCTTCCTCTAACTTACAACGATTTGATGGGATTCGGTATGGTTACCGTTCACCAGAAGCTAAGAACTTGGAAGAAGTTTACGTTAAGAGTCGTTCTGAAGGCTTTGGGGACGAAGTTAAACGGCGGATTATGTTAGGGACGTTCTCCCTTTCTGCTGGTGCTTTCGATGCCTACTTCCAAAAGGCTGCTAAGGTTAGAACCCTTATGATTGAAGACTTCAAGAAGGTCTTTCAAGATTACGATTTAATCTTAGGGCCAACTGCACCAACGACTGCATTTGGAATTGGTGAAGATATCTCTGATCCAGTTACGATGTACTTGAACGATGCAATGACAATTCCAGTTAACTTAGCTGGTCTTCCTGCGATGTCATTACCAGCTGGATTTAGCGATGGGATGCCAATTGGAATGCAATTGATTGGACGCCCATTCGATGAATCAACCATCTACAAGGCTGGTTACGCATTCGAACAAAATACTGATTTCCATAAGGAAACGCCAAAAGTGGGAGGGGACAAATAA
- the gatB gene encoding Asp-tRNA(Asn)/Glu-tRNA(Gln) amidotransferase subunit GatB produces MNFETTIGLEVHIELKTNSKIFSPSPVEYGDEPNSNTNVIDWGYPGVLPTTNKQVVADGITAALALNAEIERNPHFDRKNYFYPDNPKAYQITQNDKPDAHDGWLEIEVDGKKKKIGIAEMHIEEDAGKNSHGRNYSYVDLNRQGTPLIEIVSKPEISTPDEAYAYLETLRQRIQFTGISDVKMEEGSMRADVNISIRPIGQKELGNKVEIKNMNSFNYVRRALAYEQQRQRQVLMSGGKVQQETRRFDEKNNTTILMRVKEGADDYRYFPEPDLPSLDISDEWIDQLKTELPEMPNERKQRYVSELGLTDYDAMVLTQTKEMSDFFDQLVKLGADAKIASNYLQGNVNAYLNEEQVDLADTKITPENLATMIKLISDGTISSKMAKKVFKAVTDGEEPKAFVEKKGLVQLSDPAKLQPIIDEILAANPQSIEDFNNGKDRAKGFLVGQIMKQTRGKANPQVVNELLMKSLNK; encoded by the coding sequence ATGAATTTTGAAACAACCATTGGTTTGGAAGTTCATATTGAATTAAAGACCAACTCTAAAATTTTTAGTCCTTCACCAGTTGAATATGGTGATGAGCCTAACTCAAACACCAACGTTATTGATTGGGGATACCCAGGAGTATTGCCCACCACTAACAAGCAGGTAGTTGCTGATGGAATTACCGCTGCGTTGGCATTAAATGCTGAAATAGAAAGAAATCCACATTTTGATCGTAAAAATTACTTCTATCCAGATAACCCTAAGGCCTACCAAATTACCCAAAATGATAAACCAGATGCTCATGATGGTTGGTTAGAAATCGAAGTTGATGGTAAGAAGAAGAAAATTGGAATTGCAGAAATGCATATTGAAGAAGATGCCGGAAAAAATAGCCACGGCAGAAATTATTCCTACGTGGATTTGAACCGGCAAGGTACGCCACTGATTGAAATTGTTTCTAAGCCTGAAATTTCGACTCCTGATGAAGCGTATGCTTACCTTGAAACATTAAGACAACGAATCCAGTTTACTGGGATTTCGGACGTTAAAATGGAAGAAGGTTCCATGCGTGCCGATGTTAATATTTCAATTCGCCCAATTGGCCAAAAAGAATTGGGCAATAAGGTTGAAATTAAGAATATGAACTCATTTAACTACGTTCGGCGGGCATTAGCATATGAACAACAACGGCAACGCCAAGTTCTTATGTCTGGTGGAAAGGTCCAACAAGAAACCCGGCGGTTTGATGAAAAGAATAATACCACCATTCTAATGCGGGTCAAGGAAGGTGCTGATGATTATCGTTACTTCCCAGAACCGGACCTTCCATCATTGGATATTTCAGATGAGTGGATTGATCAGCTTAAAACTGAACTTCCTGAAATGCCAAATGAACGGAAGCAACGTTACGTTAGTGAATTAGGATTAACTGACTACGATGCAATGGTTTTAACTCAAACTAAGGAAATGTCAGATTTCTTTGATCAACTAGTTAAATTGGGTGCTGATGCTAAGATTGCATCAAACTACCTTCAAGGAAACGTAAATGCTTACTTGAACGAAGAACAAGTGGATTTAGCTGATACTAAGATCACTCCTGAAAACTTAGCTACCATGATTAAGTTAATTAGTGATGGGACGATTTCAAGTAAGATGGCTAAAAAAGTCTTTAAGGCGGTTACCGATGGTGAAGAACCAAAGGCATTCGTTGAGAAGAAGGGCTTGGTCCAATTATCAGACCCAGCTAAATTACAACCAATTATTGATGAAATTTTGGCTGCAAATCCACAGTCGATCGAAGACTTTAATAATGGTAAGGACCGTGCTAAGGGCTTCTTAGTTGGTCAAATTATGAAACAAACACGTGGAAAAGCTAATCCACAAGTAGTTAACGAGCTACTAATGAAATCTTTAAACAAATAG
- a CDS encoding diacylglycerol kinase: MRKRARIIYNPTAGREALKQKMIDILGVYEQAGYETSVFATTPEPNSAKNEATRVAKEGFELVVAAGGDGTLNEVVNGLAPLPKRPKLAIIPAGTTNDYARALHIPREDPVDAAKVVLKQQSLKMDVGQAGDNYFINIAGGGLLTELTYDVPSDLKTIFGYLAYLVKGAEMLPRIRPIQMDLKYDGGHFKGKASMFLLAMTNSIGGLERIVPDASLDDGQFTLIIVKTSNMVQIARLLAKVINGGRHIDDPKIIYKKTTKLTAKPVNNKMQINLDGEYGGDAPMVFTNLKQHLDTIVDLDNLPDTAVSDTNTIEAEQKFVQKVDKLS, translated from the coding sequence ATGCGAAAGCGGGCACGAATAATTTATAACCCGACTGCTGGACGTGAAGCCCTTAAGCAAAAGATGATTGACATTTTAGGTGTTTATGAACAAGCTGGTTATGAAACCAGTGTTTTTGCGACGACTCCTGAGCCTAATTCTGCAAAGAATGAGGCGACTCGAGTTGCAAAAGAGGGTTTTGAGTTAGTGGTTGCTGCTGGTGGCGATGGAACGTTAAACGAGGTCGTAAACGGGTTAGCACCACTTCCGAAACGGCCAAAGCTAGCAATCATTCCAGCTGGAACGACTAATGATTATGCACGGGCCCTTCACATCCCACGTGAGGATCCAGTGGATGCTGCTAAGGTGGTATTAAAGCAGCAGTCACTAAAAATGGACGTTGGTCAAGCTGGCGATAATTATTTTATTAATATTGCAGGTGGTGGGTTATTAACTGAATTAACTTATGATGTTCCTTCAGATTTAAAAACTATTTTTGGGTACTTGGCATACTTAGTCAAGGGCGCTGAAATGCTACCTCGAATTAGACCCATCCAAATGGATTTAAAATATGACGGAGGCCATTTTAAAGGAAAGGCCTCGATGTTCTTGCTAGCAATGACTAATTCAATCGGTGGGTTAGAAAGAATCGTTCCTGACGCATCATTAGATGACGGTCAGTTTACTTTAATTATCGTAAAGACCAGTAATATGGTTCAAATTGCTAGGTTATTGGCGAAGGTAATTAATGGTGGTCGGCATATTGATGATCCTAAAATCATCTACAAAAAGACGACCAAGTTAACTGCTAAACCAGTTAATAATAAAATGCAGATTAATTTAGATGGTGAATACGGTGGAGATGCTCCAATGGTGTTTACGAATTTAAAACAACATCTAGATACAATCGTTGACCTTGATAATTTACCGGATACTGCGGTCAGTGATACTAATACGATTGAAGCTGAACAAAAGTTTGTTCAAAAGGTTGATAAATTAAGCTAA